Part of the Cyclopterus lumpus isolate fCycLum1 chromosome 16, fCycLum1.pri, whole genome shotgun sequence genome, GCCGGTCATCTTCGTAGGGCTCCActcgtcgtcctcctctcctgtgcCGAGCTGCAAGTTGGTGCCAAAGCCCCAGGCATACACCGACCCTGGAGGAAGCACAGCCAACAGTTAGAGAAATAGGCATCCTTTATTTTGATCTTCTATCAGCTCGCAAAATTTGTTCCGTTTACAGGAAATTACTTTGGACCATTCGGAAATTTAAATCCTAGTTTTTCCTACATTATCATTAGTTAACATAAAATTATTCAATATGAACGTTAATAAATGAAACATCAAAAGGTACAATTACCAAATTATTTCCATTGGtttgttatatataaaatatggatGTTTGTTTTGATAGACATAAACAGTGCagcaaaatttaaaaaaattttttttacgTTGGACGAGCGGCTGTACGAGATGCACTCGTCATGCTGAGAGGCTCAGCATGTTACcatgtttaaaatgtgatgACATCATATTGCAGCCCTATTATCCGCAGTGGATGAAGAGGACCAAGTAAGTGGTTTACATTAGTAACTGTTGAGTATCGACTCCCCGTAGTTAACGTAACAGTAGCTTCAGCTCACTCACCATAAAAGCAAATGTAGGCTACGGACCATTGTAATGTCACTGCTCCGTTTCCATCAAACAGTCTAACATTAGCCAACAATAACATTAATGCTACAACTAGTGCATTGACCATTACGTCACCACAATGGTTACCTTTTCCTTACCATAGAGGTGCTCTTTCAGAAAACAGTCGAGTCAATGGGGTATTTGAGAGCAATGTCAAACATCTCATTTTATCGTTCAGGTAGGAGGACTTCAAAGCAAGCAATGTACAACGTCATAAAACCAACTCGGAAGTTGATCACTCTCTCACCTTCTCTGGTGACGGCGTAGCTGACAGACTCCCCACATGTTAACGCACTGACTGGCTCCATCCCAGTCACTGGCGTGGGCTCATTCTTTTCTTCTGCCCCTTCGCCCAGACCAAGACGACCATATTCTGCTCTGCCCAGGCTGTAAACCTGTCCTAAAAGATGGAGATAAGGGAGTTATTTGTTTGTTAGATTAAACCACCTGAGTCATAGGTGTCCCTTACAGCCAAACCACTCAAACACAAGTTTTTACTTGtgtcatttgtgttttaatatACTGTAATTTATAACTGTAATTCTTGATATATTGTTTTATCCATTGCTTTTTAAAACCATTTTCAGCCAGGGTTTGGGTTGTACTGTTAAATTAcaccactggggattaataaagtgttCTAATTTAATCTAATCATTACAGAACAAGTAATGACTCAATATGAACCAACTTGGCTGAAACATCGATTGTATATTAGCAGTGCACTAAAAACCTGTCCTGATGGGATCACAAAGTCTGATAAGCATAATTATATTGAATACAGTTTGTTGGAACTTACCTTCAGCATCAAGGCAGAGTGTGTGATGTTGTCCTCCAGAGAAATCCACCCAGTAGGTGGTGGAGTTTTTGAAGCATGCCAGTTTTACTGGGACAAAACACATCTCGGTGTTTTTAGtgcctgaataaaaaaaaaagaaagaaagaaagtggaaGAATATGTAAAACAACCTCACAATGTCTAATGCAATTACCTTAGAGCAAAAAGTGAGCAACTGACTCACAGCTCACCGTGAAGCAGTGTCAAACACCACTGTAGTTAAAGTTGTAAAAACAATGTGATCAAAAAGGACTAAACAATGATGTGCCATACTAACCCAGCTGGTGATAGTTGGAGAGACCAAATCCATAAACGGGCCCCTCTTTTGACACAGCAAAGGTGACGTACGCCCCACAGAAGGCATCTATGAAGTGAACTTTCCCTTTGACCTTTACTATCTGTGGAACCAGCAACCGGCCTGAAATCACAGGACATAGTCCACAGCAGAATACTTtacagatgaaaacaaaaaaaatctattctTAAAGGTAATCACAAAGATTAATGTACATGTAAAATCTCTTCTACACTTTTGCTCCATTATAAGCTTTGTGCTTGCGTTACTTACCGAGGCCTTTCCTGCCTCCTCGGTCTGAAAAATGCTCAGGAACTCTGCCCAGCTGCCCCTGCTCTGCAGTACCCGACGTGTACAGATTTCCCTTCAGTGTAACCAGTACAAGGTGGTCGTTACCTGTTAAAGAATTCACGAAAATTAGACAGAAACATTGTGTGCGCCATATTAACttgtaacaaacaaaaacatatggCACTAAAGAGGACTACTTCTTACCTGATGCAATTTTCACAACAGGTTCCGTCATGGGGACTTTGACTGGACTGGTGCACTTTATCATGGGCTCCAGAAGACCAATAATACCATTGTTATCCTGGGGGAAAAAGGGGGTACAGTATTTTAATAGTTAATCCCACAGATCCACAATGCTCAGGTTTAGGGTTATGAACAGTGTCGCAgtacagtgatatatatataaaaactggGAACATTGTTTTATCGACAGGTGACCAAGACGCTTCCATTAACAACAGCGCACACTACCATTACCTCGTATTAAGTGATGGCCATTTACTGTTCGCCATAATGGTAAAGTACATTTTTCCTACAGTTTTGTCAGATCTGTTTGCAGCTGACAGAGCTCTTTGGGGAGGCACAAGAGGGGAAGGAAGGCCCATTATCTAGCAAAGACAATGAAAGTATTGATTAAGTAAAAAGAAATCTAGAATATGAGGACATTccatcaattatttttttcaaatggaGACTTTATGAGTGCCAGCCAGGAAAATGAATGCACATTCAGGCTGCAATGTTGTTCACATTGTACTGATAAGAGAAGGGCAAACTCAGAAAGTATTGATACTGTGTGTTTTGACCCAAGCGCTTAGAGTTTTAATATTAGGCCCAACACTGAAGTGACCTCATACATTTTCCCACAAGGTTGTCGCAACGACTCCGCAGCCACTCCGGAGTGGAGCAGAACGAGACTAAGAGAACCCATGAATGAAAGTACAGCAACTGCAGCCGTGTTAAAATGTTGCCTCGTCGCCTTTTCAGCTTGCTCGGTGTGTCTTTTCTTATAAAACCCATTTAGGCCAACCCATGAAGAGCTGATTACATAACAAATTGACTACAAGTTGAATTTGGCACCATGACGGTGTCTGCATAGGTTGCTGACAGTCTAGTTTTAAATTTGCCAGAACACATCCTTAGGACAGATACCGTATTAGCTGGTTGCATACAATCTAAATGTTTAATGGTTGTAACGTGGACCTGACCGGCAAAACCGGGAAATTAACCAACTCTAGTTCAAACAGAAGTGATTATATCAAATGTTCATTAGGATATTCAGTGCCATTTGCTAAAGTTCCAGTAAACCTGAacagatttttgttgttgttgttgttgttgttgtaataaacCAACTTCAATTGGGctgaaaggaaatgaaacaaaTTGGTAAAATGCTCAAGTGAATTATTGGATATGGGAAAACTGCAAATACAGTACATTTGTGATGTTCAAGTGTATGTGCAAGGTCAACACGAGTAGAGCACATTTCTACTGGTGTGCACACGTTTTTTTGGGAGAAGAGGATTAAAATAAGTTATAAAAAGTCCCAAGTTGATGTAGAGAaatctctcacacaaacaaacatacacacacacctatgtgAGTGAAAGCAGCAATTAACTAACCCTGAAGGAGCCCCATATGTACACTGTGCCATCGTCTGTGAGTGCAGCTGTGTGGCTGTCCCCTGCCGACACCTGGACCACCTTCTCTGCCAACGTCACCTTTCCTGGAACCATCTCAGACCCCTCCTCCGTTGTGTCCCGACCAAGGGCACCTTCGTCATTACAGCCAAAAGTGTAAACctaaaaaagtaaagaaaaaaagtttatcTGGAAAACTCAAGCCTAGTCAAAATGTTAACAGAGCCTTCGCATTAGCCATACAATAGAAAGACAGTTGATTCCTTACATTGCCAGTCTCGCTGACACACACCGTGTGCATGCCTCCCGCAAACACTTGTATCATTTTCTCTGGCAGGGACACAAGGGCTGGCTTTTTCCTCTGAATGATGGTCTCGCCTAGGCCCAACTGTCCAACATCCCCCTGACCAAGAACAAGAACCTGACCTGCGTCCTTGCCATGACTCCTGTGGGAAACTGTtatatgcaaacaaacacacaccacatttCATATCAGTTGTTTAACTTATTAGTCTTACAAGGACAAACGTGACTGTGGCATGGAATAATAAATATGAGCATTTGACATGAGGCAACTTGTTAAAACTGTCGTGTGACATGCTTTCCTCTCATAAATTGGGTATGTATTACTATCTTAACAGAACTTTGATGTGGTTCTTCAAGTTAGACATCTATGGCGTACATTTAATGTAAGTCTCATTGTCTAGCTTAGTGCAGTCTGGGTTCCTTTATCGactgttaaaacattttttctaaAAGCCAGCGATTTACCTTTCACTTTCTTGGGGGATTTATTATCTTCAACAATAGGCTCAGACTTCCTCTTGGTGGCAGACTTTTTAGCAGGCATGACAGCAACACTTGAGGACTTggggagaaaaacacaagataaGATCAGTGCAATCAGTTTATATTGGTTTAGGTCACTGAACCCCAAGATGAAAATGGTGTTTATCACAAGAAATGTAATCACAAATGCCACTGCAGAGCGTACTAAAGTTAGCTAGGTGTAGGCATCAGCAAAGCAACAATTACACTTTTAATCTGAAACCTTATGAAGCAAAAATTGTATAAACTGTCACCTAAAGTGGCAATCCTTTTGACAGTTGATTCATTCATGCGGAgcaaaaacttttttttgctggtctgtcttttaattaattaattaatttgttatcACTGTAAATTAAATGTCCTTGGTTTTTTCAATTGTTGGTCGGGCAAAACAAGTGCTTGGCGAACGACGTATATCCAAGGGAAGCAATATTGGCAATTGGCATTTCCATAATTCACAAGCCTACTAGTGTCGACTGCAGTTGACCGACATACACAGTCGGTCCTTTATTTCGGTCCCCACATTAACCACGAGGTGCTGGGTTCAACAGCTGTCAGGAGGCCGCTTCAATGGCACAGTGTCAGATCATTTCACCCCCACGGACAGGTGGGTTTCCTCCACTTCCTTGTGCAACGAAAGTCCACTTGATAACTAATTCAAACTGGACTTGAGCTCAGCTTCTAGTGACACTCTGGACTATGACGGACCAACTTTTGACCAGGAGCTATCCATTTAACATTCAGCGGCATCAcgcagtttttaaaaaaagcagcgTGACGCAACGTTGGCAGTAAGTTAAGTTAACCATGTGTCCTTGCCAACAGTTAACGCTAGATGGCTATGTCACCGAGCGAGCTGTAGCATACAATGCTAAGCTTCAGTCCTCCTCTGGTTATAAAGACACGTGACCCAGCCGGTTACTAACAGTTAGAACTTTGGATATAAAACACTAGCTAGCTTAGTTGGTATTAAAGCGTGCTAACGAAAGCGCGTCGACATGGCAACGCAAACCGTCAGAGCTACTTGCTAGCTTGCGCCAACTTGCTAGCACCGTTAGCACGACATTATAGGatgaatgaacatcatgtattgATTTAACAGCATTGCGTTTACCAGCCGATGATACGTTTATCAATGATGGTCTTTTCCAACTAGACAACTTAGGAGCCGGTGATTTACTAACCTGTGACGTGTAGCTAGAAGTTCGAAGTTAGCAGTTAGCAGTTTGCCTACAAGTGAACGTGCTCAGATGGTTCCCGGTCTAGAGTTGGACACGCGCGACGTCACGATGTGGAACCCCCTGGCACCTTAAAGAGACAGCACCACTCAAATCTGTTGCGGTGGAGGGATGATTGCAACCAAAAGTCCTGCAATAAGAATGTAAGTGAGTGAAATCAATTAGGTACGTTTTATTAACAATcatgaaagtaaaagtactgataATGCAGGAGAATTTCTCCTGTgagtgtttaataaaaaaaaaacatgttttcacccTCATCCGTTTGTATTGCTTTTATGAAATGTATGATCATTATTTTTGAAGTAATATGATGTTCTGTTAACATATTTAGAATAGAATATGGTCTAATTTTAGTtcagtctttgtttttttgtattataatgTATGTCTCTCACGATAAACTCAACAATCCTGTATTTATGGTCAATTCAATGTGACTATTTATGTTGTTTGTGCCATTTAGCGATGCCATCTGATGATTCAgtttgttttccaaaatgttcATCTAATCCATACGCTAGTGTTGTTtgacaatctgtacatatatgtTGTCGTCAATTTCTAGTCTTCAACTTCCTAACCTACTgcataaaacctttttttctgtttgctgttgcctttaattgaaccagattcaaggatatcaatacatttctgcatctcactactgcattttatttatttaattgcactgcaacttttattctatttcttgctttttgact contains:
- the rcc1 gene encoding regulator of chromosome condensation, translating into MPAKKSATKRKSEPIVEDNKSPKKVKVSHRSHGKDAGQVLVLGQGDVGQLGLGETIIQRKKPALVSLPEKMIQVFAGGMHTVCVSETGNVYTFGCNDEGALGRDTTEEGSEMVPGKVTLAEKVVQVSAGDSHTAALTDDGTVYIWGSFRDNNGIIGLLEPMIKCTSPVKVPMTEPVVKIASGNDHLVLVTLKGNLYTSGTAEQGQLGRVPEHFSDRGGRKGLGRLLVPQIVKVKGKVHFIDAFCGAYVTFAVSKEGPVYGFGLSNYHQLGTKNTEMCFVPVKLACFKNSTTYWVDFSGGQHHTLCLDAEGQVYSLGRAEYGRLGLGEGAEEKNEPTPVTGMEPVSALTCGESVSYAVTREGSVYAWGFGTNLQLGTGEEDDEWSPTKMTGKQLENRIVLMVSSGGQHTVLLVKDKQES